Proteins from a genomic interval of Ralstonia wenshanensis:
- a CDS encoding thiamine pyrophosphate-requiring protein produces the protein MQATVCDFLVARLYDWGVRRIFGYPGDGINGMFGALQRAGGKIEFVQVRHEEMAAFMASAHAKFTGELGVCMATSGPGATHLITGLYDARLDHMPVLAITGQQARTAVGGHYQQEVDLAAMFRDVAGAFVHQASMPAQVRHLLDRAVRIAIGQRRVTALVLPNDLQEMPYAEPPRAHGTVHSGVGYSAPSVIPQAADLERAADILNSGRRVAMLVGAGALGASAEVAAVAETLGAGVAKALLGKAVLPDELPYVTGAIGLLGTEPSWELMNHCDTLLMVGSGFPYAEFLPKEGQARGVQIDLDPGMLGLRYPMEVNLVGDSAQTLRALLPLLQRKTDRYWPDRIARWNESWWKTLEERALQPAYPVNPQRVLWELSPKLPDNVIVTSDSGTCANWYARDLKFKPGMMGSLSGGLASMGAAVPYAIAAKFAYPDRPVIALVGDGAMQMNNMAELITVSKYWKRWKSPKWICMVLNNQDLNEVTWEQRVMEGDPKFPASQDIPDVPYHRFAELIGLKGIYVDNPDQLAGAWDEALDADRPVVLEVKTDPDVPPLPPHVTLQQARNFATALAYGDPDASGVLRGTARQVLSALFPVHREKE, from the coding sequence ATGCAAGCCACCGTCTGCGATTTCCTCGTCGCCCGCCTGTATGACTGGGGGGTGCGGCGCATCTTTGGCTACCCCGGCGACGGCATCAACGGCATGTTCGGGGCCCTGCAGCGCGCCGGCGGCAAGATCGAGTTCGTGCAGGTGCGGCATGAAGAAATGGCCGCCTTCATGGCCTCGGCACACGCCAAGTTCACGGGTGAACTGGGCGTGTGCATGGCGACGTCCGGGCCGGGCGCCACGCACCTCATCACGGGGCTGTATGACGCGCGACTCGACCACATGCCTGTGCTGGCGATCACCGGGCAACAGGCCCGCACGGCGGTCGGTGGTCACTACCAGCAGGAGGTGGATTTGGCGGCGATGTTCCGCGACGTGGCGGGCGCGTTTGTCCACCAGGCCAGCATGCCGGCACAGGTGCGACACCTGCTGGATCGTGCGGTGCGCATCGCCATCGGGCAGCGCCGGGTGACGGCGCTCGTGCTGCCAAACGATCTGCAGGAAATGCCCTACGCCGAGCCGCCGCGCGCCCATGGCACGGTGCACTCGGGCGTCGGCTACAGCGCGCCGAGCGTGATCCCGCAAGCCGCCGATCTGGAACGCGCAGCGGACATCCTCAACAGCGGCCGCCGGGTGGCGATGCTCGTGGGCGCGGGTGCCCTCGGGGCCAGCGCAGAAGTCGCAGCCGTGGCGGAAACGCTCGGCGCGGGCGTTGCCAAGGCGCTGCTCGGCAAGGCCGTGTTGCCCGACGAACTGCCCTATGTGACCGGCGCCATCGGCCTGCTGGGCACCGAGCCGAGCTGGGAGCTGATGAACCATTGCGACACGCTGCTGATGGTCGGCTCCGGCTTTCCCTACGCAGAATTCCTTCCGAAGGAAGGCCAGGCACGCGGCGTACAGATCGACCTGGACCCCGGCATGCTGGGGCTGCGCTATCCGATGGAGGTCAACCTCGTCGGCGACAGCGCGCAGACGCTGCGTGCGCTGCTGCCGCTGCTCCAGCGCAAGACCGATCGCTACTGGCCGGACCGCATTGCCCGTTGGAATGAAAGCTGGTGGAAGACGCTGGAAGAGCGCGCGCTGCAGCCGGCCTATCCCGTCAACCCGCAGCGCGTGCTGTGGGAGCTGTCACCCAAGCTGCCGGACAACGTGATCGTCACCAGCGATTCCGGCACCTGCGCCAACTGGTATGCGCGCGATCTCAAGTTCAAGCCCGGCATGATGGGCTCGCTCTCGGGCGGGCTGGCCTCGATGGGCGCGGCGGTGCCGTACGCGATTGCCGCCAAGTTTGCGTACCCCGATCGCCCTGTCATCGCACTCGTGGGCGACGGCGCCATGCAGATGAACAACATGGCCGAACTCATCACCGTGTCGAAATACTGGAAGCGGTGGAAGTCTCCCAAGTGGATCTGCATGGTGCTCAACAATCAGGATCTGAACGAAGTCACCTGGGAGCAGCGCGTGATGGAAGGCGACCCGAAGTTCCCAGCGTCACAGGACATCCCCGACGTGCCGTATCACCGCTTTGCGGAGTTGATTGGGTTGAAGGGCATTTACGTCGACAACCCCGACCAGCTTGCCGGTGCGTGGGACGAAGCGCTCGACGCAGACCGCCCCGTGGTCCTGGAAGTGAAGACCGACCCCGATGTGCCGCCGCTGCCGCCGCACGTCACGCTGCAGCAGGCGCGCAACTTTGCGACGGCCCTGGCGTACGGCGACCCGGACGCCAGTGGTGTGCTGCGCGGGACGGCGCGGCAGGTGTTGTCGGCGTTGTTTCCGGTGCATAGGGAGAAGGAGTGA
- a CDS encoding hemerythrin domain-containing protein yields MNKAEIPVAQRAVLSMLLDDHREVKKLFKTFQQEKDKATGEQIVREACEKLTVHTQLEEEVFYPFVRDNGGEAFNDLVDEAVVEHATAKDLIKQLNGMHAGDDLFAAKFTVLAEYVSHHVEEEETELFPKLVRQHIDLTPLQEPMTARKEALLAETAS; encoded by the coding sequence ATGAACAAAGCGGAAATTCCTGTGGCGCAACGCGCTGTGCTGTCGATGCTGCTGGACGATCACCGCGAGGTGAAAAAACTGTTCAAGACGTTCCAACAGGAGAAAGACAAAGCCACCGGCGAGCAAATCGTGCGCGAAGCGTGTGAAAAGTTGACCGTCCATACGCAGCTTGAGGAAGAGGTGTTCTACCCGTTCGTGCGCGACAACGGCGGCGAAGCGTTCAACGACCTTGTCGACGAAGCCGTGGTGGAGCACGCCACCGCAAAGGACCTGATCAAGCAGTTGAACGGCATGCATGCGGGCGACGACCTGTTCGCGGCCAAGTTCACCGTACTGGCCGAGTACGTCTCGCACCACGTGGAAGAGGAAGAGACCGAACTCTTTCCCAAGCTCGTCCGTCAGCACATCGACCTGACACCGCTGCAGGAACCCATGACCGCGCGCAAGGAAGCCCTGCTCGCCGAGACCGCCAGCTGA
- a CDS encoding PRC-barrel domain-containing protein: MQTTTTGTTLGTGTATGVGTTAGVRMRIIGRADADSAGPGPELMAADTLEGNRVVNLNGEDLGKITDIMLDVQRGRIAYAVMSVGGFLGIGDKLFAVPWSAMSLDVDRKCFVLDANKDRLEAAPGFDKDSWPTMADPTWAQSVHEYYGSRPYWEEY, from the coding sequence ATGCAAACCACGACAACCGGCACCACGCTGGGCACCGGTACCGCCACCGGTGTGGGAACCACCGCCGGTGTACGCATGCGCATCATCGGGCGCGCCGATGCCGATTCGGCTGGCCCCGGCCCGGAACTGATGGCGGCCGATACGCTGGAGGGCAATCGCGTCGTCAACCTCAATGGGGAAGACCTCGGCAAGATCACCGACATCATGCTCGACGTGCAGCGCGGCCGGATCGCCTATGCGGTGATGTCGGTGGGCGGCTTCCTCGGTATTGGCGACAAGCTCTTTGCCGTGCCGTGGAGCGCCATGTCGCTCGACGTGGACCGCAAGTGCTTCGTGCTCGACGCCAACAAGGATCGTCTTGAGGCGGCTCCCGGTTTCGACAAGGACAGCTGGCCAACGATGGCCGATCCGACCTGGGCGCAGTCCGTGCACGAGTACTACGGTTCGCGTCCGTACTGGGAAGAGTATTGA